In a genomic window of Chrysemys picta bellii isolate R12L10 chromosome 1, ASM1138683v2, whole genome shotgun sequence:
- the LOC135981535 gene encoding olfactory receptor 52R1-like — MQETPFCLRVGHLLPYSMSNSNTTDFTNPSTFILLGIPGLEAAHVWISIPFCAIYVIAILGNFTILFIVKMEPSLHVPMYYFLCMLAVTDLVLSTSILPKTLSIFWFNSREIAFRACLTQMYFLYCFLVMESGFFMAMALDRYVAICHPLRHSTTLRNSVVANIGLAVVLRGGIIILPSFLLVSQWPYCRTNIIPHTHCEHMAVMKLGCGDIHVTSYYGLFVLFFVIGVDVFFITLSYIQILRAIFSLPTKDARLKTFGTCGSHLCAILVFYIPNLFSSLTYRFGHNVPLHFHVLIGNMYLLVPPMLNPIIYGVRTKQIQDRLLRLITHKETTFFSCCSGSQTKFRADLGGELVLGQ, encoded by the coding sequence atgcaggagacaccgttctgcctcagagttggacaccttctcccctactccatgtcaaATTCTaacacaaccgacttcaccaacccctccaccttcatcctgttgggcattcctggcctggaggcggcccatgtctggatctccatccccttctgcgcCATATATgtcatagccatcttggggaacttcaccatcctgttcatcgtgaagatggagccgagcctccatgtgcccatgtactatttcctctgcatgctggctgtcaccGACCTGGTCCTGTCTACATCCATCCTGCCCAAAACGCTGAGCattttctggttcaattccagggaaaTAGCTTTcagagcctgcctcacccagatgtacttcctTTACTGCTTTTTAGTGATGGAGTCTGGGTTCTTCATGGCCATGGCTTTGGATCGTTACGTGGCCATCTGCCACCCCCTTAGACATTCCACCACCTTGAGAAACTCCGTGGTGGCCAATATCGGCCTAGCTGTGGTACTGCGTGGTGGCATCATCATACTACCCTCTTTCCTCCTGGTAAGtcagtggccatattgcagaaccaacatcattccCCACACGCACTGCGAACACATGGCTGTGATGAAGCTGGGCTGTGGTGACATACACGTCACTAGTTACTATGGCCTATTTGTGCTATTCTTTGTGATCGGTGTGGATGTGTTTTTTATCACTCTGTCCTatatccagatcctcagggccatcttcagcctccccacaaaggacgcccggctcaagacttttgggacctgcggctcccacctctgtgccatcTTAGTCTTTTACATCCCAAATCTCTTCTCCTCTCTCACGTACCGTTTTGGCCACAATGTGCCTCTACATTTCCACGTTCTCATTGGCAACATGTacctcctggtgccccccatgctaaaccccatcatctacggtgtgaggaccaaacagatccagGACAGGCTTCTCCGGCTCATTACTCATAAAGAGACTACATTTTTCTCTtgctgctctggctctcagaccaAGTTCCGTGCAGATCTGGGTGGTGAGTTGGTGCTGGGTCAGTGA